One part of the Pandoraea faecigallinarum genome encodes these proteins:
- a CDS encoding collagen-like triple helix repeat-containing protein: MKNIQRNLLASAVLLAVVTMTGCASSGSGGTSGSLGDGGGSGTTAGTGSGGGSGTGTVSDGSGGTGGGTGGGTGGGDGNGNGNGNGGTGTGAQTNPIGTVAATASTGVVTQVGKTVSDLGTVVGSTNLPLVSSQTQSGLAGATTKTGDAVQSIGTGLTNGLGKLGSSNDVLNPTITGVTGAVTDLGQAGQQLGSAVAGLGQTTGLNKIAPVNSVTTLLGGVVSAVGGAGAALGTGLTDTVNAAPVQQLTSSLSKTITPITTVVTNTTQTVGNATGLGTPINNLLATVGGGLSGVGTKLGAQIDNPIAVDLGGVVKGVGNTVASLGGVVHGTPSSTNPLAPLTSALGGLTSIGGVGGGTGATGPLAPVTNLVSGLTGALGGAAGGASGSNPLAPVTNLVSGLTGALGGATGGTSGNNPLAPVTNLVAGLTGALGGATGGAAGGAAGSNPLAPVTNLVSGLTGGLGGTLTAGAGASAGTGGASAGAGGTASGGVLAPVTTLLGSVTGAVGGATSGSGSTSGGPLAPVTGLLGGLLGGVKK, from the coding sequence TCGGCGATGGCGGTGGCAGCGGCACCACCGCTGGCACCGGCAGCGGCGGCGGTTCGGGCACCGGCACCGTGTCTGACGGATCGGGCGGCACGGGTGGCGGCACCGGTGGAGGAACGGGCGGCGGTGACGGCAACGGCAATGGCAATGGCAACGGCGGCACGGGCACCGGCGCGCAGACCAACCCGATCGGCACCGTCGCAGCGACGGCCAGCACGGGCGTGGTGACGCAGGTCGGCAAGACGGTCAGCGACCTCGGCACCGTCGTCGGCAGCACCAACCTGCCGCTGGTGAGCTCGCAAACGCAAAGCGGTCTGGCGGGTGCCACGACGAAGACCGGCGACGCCGTGCAATCGATCGGCACCGGCTTGACGAACGGTCTGGGCAAGCTCGGGTCGAGCAACGACGTGCTCAACCCCACGATCACCGGCGTGACAGGTGCCGTGACGGATCTCGGTCAGGCCGGTCAGCAACTGGGCAGCGCCGTGGCCGGCCTCGGCCAAACGACAGGTCTCAACAAAATCGCACCGGTGAACAGCGTGACCACGCTGCTCGGCGGTGTGGTGAGCGCGGTGGGTGGCGCAGGCGCCGCACTCGGCACGGGCCTGACCGACACGGTCAATGCCGCCCCGGTGCAGCAATTGACCTCCAGCCTGTCGAAGACCATCACGCCGATCACCACAGTCGTGACCAACACCACGCAAACGGTTGGGAACGCCACGGGACTCGGCACGCCGATCAACAACCTCCTGGCCACGGTCGGGGGCGGTCTGAGCGGCGTGGGCACGAAGCTCGGCGCTCAGATCGACAACCCGATTGCGGTCGACCTCGGCGGCGTCGTCAAGGGCGTAGGCAATACGGTCGCAAGCCTCGGGGGCGTCGTGCATGGCACGCCGAGCAGCACCAACCCGCTCGCGCCGCTCACGTCGGCCCTTGGCGGGCTCACGAGTATCGGTGGTGTTGGCGGCGGCACGGGCGCGACTGGCCCGCTCGCGCCGGTCACGAACCTCGTCTCGGGTCTCACGGGTGCGCTCGGGGGCGCCGCGGGCGGGGCTTCGGGCAGCAATCCGCTCGCTCCCGTCACGAATCTGGTCTCAGGCCTGACAGGCGCTCTGGGCGGCGCCACGGGCGGCACTTCGGGCAACAACCCGCTTGCACCGGTCACCAACCTGGTCGCCGGTCTGACGGGTGCGCTCGGCGGCGCCACGGGTGGCGCGGCCGGCGGCGCAGCGGGCAGCAACCCGCTCGCCCCGGTCACGAACCTTGTGTCGGGCCTGACGGGCGGCCTCGGCGGCACGTTGACGGCAGGTGCCGGCGCCTCGGCCGGAACGGGCGGTGCATCGGCAGGCGCCGGTGGCACGGCATCCGGCGGTGTGCTCGCACCGGTCACCACGCTGCTCGGTTCGGTAACGGGCGCGGTCGGTGGTGCAACCTCCGGCAGCGGCAGCACCAGTGGCGGCCCGCTCGCCCCGGTGACCGGCTTGCTCGGTGGGCTGCTCGGCGGCGTCAAGAAGTAA